Proteins encoded together in one Acidimicrobiales bacterium window:
- a CDS encoding FAD-binding oxidoreductase yields MTDPPTGTTTAPTALTGWGGTGATVAQVASPRGPDDVARLLARASDRGVIARGLGRSYGDSATNAGGTVVDCTSLSGVRSLDPRTGVAVVDAGSSLDQLMRDLVPQGWFVPVTPGTRQVTVGGAIASDIHGKDHHVRGSFCQWVDAVTLLLPSGERRVVGPEREPALFWATAGGMGLTGMVLDATLRLQPITTSRLVVDTERAPDLESCMARMVEGDALHRYSVAWIDCLAQGASLGRSVLTRGDHATVDQLPRRQRAEPLRYEVGPRLTIPVDVPSGLLNRFSVGAFNELWYRKPSSDRLGEVQGITRFFHPLDTVVGWNRLYGRRGFLQHQFVVPLGAEATLRAIVERLAAARCASFLGVLKRFGPGNPGPLSFPIPGWTLALDIPVGDPDLSGLLDGIDDLVAEAGGRLYLAKDSRMRAELLPTMYPRLEEWRAVRRSVDPDGVLQSDQSRRLGLS; encoded by the coding sequence ATGACCGACCCGCCGACCGGCACGACCACGGCGCCGACGGCGCTCACCGGGTGGGGTGGGACCGGCGCGACGGTGGCACAGGTCGCCTCGCCCAGGGGACCCGACGACGTTGCGCGCCTGCTCGCCAGGGCGTCCGACCGTGGCGTGATCGCCCGCGGCCTCGGGCGGAGCTACGGCGACTCCGCCACCAACGCCGGGGGGACGGTGGTCGACTGCACCTCCCTCAGCGGTGTCCGGTCGCTCGACCCCCGCACGGGCGTAGCCGTGGTCGACGCCGGCAGCAGCCTGGACCAGCTCATGCGCGACCTGGTGCCACAGGGGTGGTTCGTGCCCGTGACCCCTGGGACCCGCCAGGTCACCGTCGGGGGTGCGATCGCCAGCGACATCCACGGCAAGGACCACCACGTGCGCGGCAGCTTCTGCCAATGGGTCGACGCGGTCACCCTCCTGCTGCCCTCCGGGGAGCGACGCGTCGTGGGCCCCGAGCGGGAGCCGGCGCTGTTCTGGGCCACCGCCGGAGGCATGGGGCTCACCGGCATGGTCCTCGACGCCACCCTCCGCCTCCAGCCGATCACCACCTCCCGGCTCGTCGTCGACACCGAGCGGGCCCCCGACCTCGAGTCCTGCATGGCCCGCATGGTCGAAGGCGACGCCCTCCACCGGTACTCCGTCGCGTGGATCGACTGCCTCGCCCAGGGGGCGTCGCTCGGTCGCTCGGTCCTGACCCGCGGCGACCACGCCACCGTCGACCAGCTCCCGCGCCGTCAGCGCGCCGAGCCCCTCCGCTACGAGGTGGGACCCCGACTGACCATCCCGGTCGACGTTCCTTCGGGCCTCCTCAACCGCTTCAGCGTGGGGGCCTTCAACGAGCTCTGGTATCGCAAGCCCAGCAGCGATCGGCTTGGCGAGGTGCAGGGGATCACCCGCTTCTTCCACCCCCTCGACACGGTCGTCGGGTGGAACCGCCTCTACGGGCGCCGGGGCTTCCTCCAGCACCAGTTCGTCGTGCCGCTCGGCGCCGAGGCCACGCTGCGCGCCATCGTCGAGCGCCTCGCGGCAGCTCGCTGCGCCTCCTTCCTCGGGGTCCTCAAGCGCTTCGGGCCCGGGAACCCTGGCCCGCTCTCGTTCCCCATCCCGGGGTGGACCCTCGCTCTCGACATCCCGGTGGGTGACCCCGACCTGAGCGGTCTCCTCGACGGGATCGACGATCTGGTGGCCGAGGCCGGCGGACGCCTCTACCTCGCCAAGGACAGCCGGATGCGCGCCGAGCTGCTACCCACCATGTACCCGAGGCTCGAGGAGTGGCGGGCGGTGCGCCGCTCGGTGGACCCCGACGGCGTCCTCCAGTCCGACCAGTCGCGGCGCCTGGGCCTGTCCTGA